Proteins encoded within one genomic window of Episyrphus balteatus chromosome 1, idEpiBalt1.1, whole genome shotgun sequence:
- the LOC129907463 gene encoding vacuolar protein sorting-associated protein 28 homolog, translated as MQENPELYEEVKIFRNAREREKYDNMADLYAIINTLQNLEKAYIRDCITPQEYTAACSKFLVQYKVAFKQVQGDDFPTVDTFVKKFRLDCPAALERIKEDRPITIKDDKGNTSKCIADIVSLFITIMDKLRLKIKTMDELHFELKDLVDTMNRLSIIPADLEAKAKVEGWLATLNEMQASDELTDGQVRQFLFDLESAYTDFTKLLHNQ; from the coding sequence ATGCAAGAAAATCCCGAACTCTATGAAGAAGTTAAAATATTCCGCAATGCACGTGAACGTGAGAAATATGATAACATGGCTGATCTCTATGCCATCATAAATACTTTACAAAATCTAGAAAAAGCTTACATCCGAGACTGTATCACACCCCAAGAATACACAGCTGCGTGTTCCAagttcttggtgcaatacaaagTTGCATTTAAACAAGTTCAAGGAGATGATTTCCCTACAGTCGAtacatttgttaaaaaattcagaCTTGATTGTCCGGCTGCTTTAGAACGCATCAAAGAAGATCGTCCAATAACAATCAAAGATGACAAAGGCAATACCAGCAAGTGTATTGCCGATATTGTATCACTGTTTATTACCATCATGGATAAACTTCGATTGAAGATCAAAACAATGGATGAATTGCATTTCGAATTGAAGGATTTGGTTGATACCATGAATCGCTTGTCTATTATTCCAGCCGATTTAGAGGCAAAAGCTAAGGTCGAAGGATGGCTAGCCACCTTAAATGAAATGCAGGCATCTGACGAACTTACCGATGGACAAGTTCGACAGTTTCTCTTTGATTTGGAATCTGCATACACAGATTTCACTAAACTTTTACATAATCAATAA